The Castanea sativa cultivar Marrone di Chiusa Pesio chromosome 11, ASM4071231v1 genome contains a region encoding:
- the LOC142616480 gene encoding exopolygalacturonase-like, translating into MVVPMVGGFNGFDGREFDRLWVGMGLMGFALQVHGGGDGFDFSSSDLFGILIEALTKAWTAACAKGSKVVISAGTYKLGGVTFLGPCKGAIEFNLQGTLEAPLDDASFKGKDFWVSFERIDGLTVSCSGIFDGKGQTAWKKNNCDKESGCKNLPISPSKVKISNVSFKNIRGTSSTKEAVQLICSKSVPCQQVVVADVDLTFKGAGGSATSTCVNVMPTLSGKQNPPACTIKT; encoded by the exons ATGGTGGTGCCGATGGTGGGtgggtttaatgggtttgatggGCGTGAGTTTGATCGGCTTTGGGTGGGCatgggtttgatgggttttgcTTTGCAGGTTCATGGTGGTGGGGATGGGTTCGACTTCTCCTCTTCTGATCTCTTTGGGATTTTGATTGAG GCTTTGACAAAAGCTTGGACAGCTGCGTGCGCAAAGGGaagtaaagttgtgatttcggCGGGGACATACAAACTAGGTGGAGTGACTTTCTTAGGTCCATGCAAAGGTGCTATTGAGTTTAACCTTCAAGGCACCCTAGAGGCCCCATTAGATGATGCCTCCTTCAAGGGTAAAGacttttgggtttcttttgaaCGTATCGACGGTCTCACCGTGTCGTGTAGTGGAATTTTTGATGGCAAAGGACAAACagcatggaaaaaaaataattgtgacaAAGAGTCCGGCTGCAAAAACCTTCCTATC TCTCCCTCGAAAGTTAAGATCAGCAATGTTAGCTTCAAGAACATTAGAGGCACTTCTTCAACAAAGGAAGCTGTGCAGCTTATTTGCAGTAAAAGTGTACCATGCCAACAAGTGGTAGTTGCTGACGTTGATCTCACATTCAAAGGTGCTGGAGGATCTGCTACTTCCACTTGTGTTAATGTCATGCCCACCCTTTCGGGAAAGCAAAATCCTCCTGCTTGCACCATCAAAACATAA